Proteins from a single region of Gemmatirosa kalamazoonensis:
- a CDS encoding universal stress protein, producing MPGSALSHRAAPLPERSRESRASMRELPRVVAGIDFSLASLAAARWVGEALGPHVELVLVHALPPVAAAARGGTDARADAIVGALRGLAGLLPVQRVTPLARRGSVADVLAAVGAEMQAQLICIGRDEVDGQPALRLAARLIERRTAAVLVVPRRV from the coding sequence ATGCCGGGATCCGCCCTCTCGCATCGCGCCGCTCCGCTGCCCGAGCGGAGCCGCGAATCGCGCGCCTCGATGCGCGAGCTGCCACGCGTCGTCGCCGGCATCGACTTCAGCCTCGCGTCGCTCGCCGCCGCGCGGTGGGTCGGCGAGGCGCTCGGGCCCCACGTCGAGCTCGTGCTGGTACACGCGCTGCCGCCCGTCGCGGCTGCGGCGCGCGGCGGAACGGACGCCCGAGCGGACGCCATCGTCGGCGCGCTGCGCGGGCTCGCCGGACTGCTCCCGGTGCAGCGCGTGACGCCGCTCGCTCGGCGCGGGTCGGTCGCCGACGTTCTCGCCGCCGTCGGCGCGGAGATGCAGGCGCAGCTGATCTGCATCGGCCGGGACGAGGTGGACGGGCAGCCCGCCCTACGCCTCGCGGCGCGACTGATCGAGCGCCGCACGGCGGCCGTGCTGGTCGTGCCGAGACGCGTCTGA
- a CDS encoding contact-dependent growth inhibition system immunity protein yields the protein MPDSRARATCAPTTRRPIADARLTELLGALLGGWDFASAVPRALDVAERDPLASGGWFTGDIVRGLMEVPGAFWARHPTLYARYQMVLRASAEARRTLPIEQRMQFWSPLADLPRDAAVEHPIDHQVHPRGST from the coding sequence ATGCCTGACTCTCGCGCGCGCGCCACCTGCGCACCGACGACGCGCCGACCGATTGCGGACGCGCGGCTCACGGAGCTGCTCGGCGCGCTGCTCGGCGGCTGGGACTTCGCGAGCGCGGTGCCGCGCGCGCTCGACGTGGCCGAGCGGGATCCGCTCGCGTCGGGCGGATGGTTCACCGGCGACATCGTGCGCGGGCTGATGGAGGTGCCCGGCGCGTTCTGGGCGCGTCATCCCACGCTGTACGCGCGCTACCAGATGGTGCTCCGCGCGAGCGCCGAGGCGCGGCGAACGCTGCCGATCGAGCAGCGCATGCAGTTCTGGTCGCCGCTGGCCGACCTCCCGCGCGACGCCGCGGTGGAGCACCCGATCGACCACCAGGTTCACCCGAGAGGATCGACATGA
- a CDS encoding methyltransferase family protein, whose protein sequence is MLIRYGNFLFRYRDALFPVVLLALFGLTRPHWPSGDRRLDDLLDLLGVSLAVVGQALRVAVIGYAYIIRGGRDRRVYAEGLVTGGLFAHCRNPLYVGNLLILAGLLVVWNNPFTYALGIPFFVLGYVAIVAAEEAFLRDRFGAAYDAYSAAVPRWGFRPRGLRASLAGLPFDWRRVIVKEYGSAAYWVAGACLLMLGDSLAHEPWDARPTYHAALLAGVPATAVLWALARWLKKSRRLVAST, encoded by the coding sequence ATGCTGATCCGCTACGGCAACTTCCTGTTCCGCTACCGCGACGCGCTGTTCCCGGTCGTGCTGCTCGCGCTGTTCGGCCTCACGCGCCCGCACTGGCCGAGCGGCGACCGGCGGCTCGACGACCTGCTCGACCTGCTGGGCGTGTCGCTCGCCGTGGTGGGGCAGGCGCTGCGCGTCGCCGTGATCGGCTACGCGTACATCATCCGCGGCGGCCGCGACCGGCGGGTGTACGCCGAGGGGCTCGTCACCGGTGGGCTGTTCGCGCACTGCCGCAACCCGCTGTACGTCGGCAACCTGCTGATCCTCGCGGGGCTGCTCGTCGTGTGGAACAATCCCTTCACCTACGCGTTAGGCATCCCGTTCTTCGTGTTAGGCTACGTCGCCATCGTGGCCGCGGAGGAGGCGTTCCTGCGCGACCGCTTCGGCGCGGCGTACGACGCGTACAGCGCGGCGGTGCCGCGGTGGGGGTTCCGGCCGCGCGGGCTGCGCGCGTCGCTCGCGGGGCTGCCGTTCGACTGGCGCCGCGTGATCGTGAAGGAGTACGGCAGCGCGGCGTACTGGGTGGCCGGCGCGTGCCTGCTCATGCTCGGCGACTCGCTCGCGCACGAGCCGTGGGACGCGCGCCCGACGTATCACGCGGCGCTGCTCGCCGGCGTGCCGGCGACCGCGGTGCTGTGGGCGCTGGCGCGGTGGCTCAAGAAGTCGCGTCGGCTCGTCGCCTCGACCTGA
- the cmoA gene encoding carboxy-S-adenosyl-L-methionine synthase CmoA, with amino-acid sequence MRDVVTTPASYRPDGAMPGPITPGGAPTDRIFADGAPRGSDFAFDAATVRVFDDMVNRSVPFYGEIQRMTCELAAEFAAPGSTVYDFGCSTGTTLLALDSWLDPSVRLVGVDNAPDMVRCARERLDGLTPTRRREVRLVDLHAPFVVEDASVSVMLFTLQFVRPLHRERVVRTIAAGTRPDGALIFCEKVIESETLFNRVFIDKYYAMKRRHGYSDMEIARKREALENVLIPYRVEENRELLLRCGFTRFQEFFRWYNFAGMIAVK; translated from the coding sequence GTGAGAGACGTCGTGACGACGCCCGCGTCGTACCGTCCCGACGGGGCCATGCCGGGCCCGATCACCCCCGGCGGCGCACCGACCGATCGCATCTTCGCGGACGGAGCGCCGCGCGGCTCCGACTTCGCGTTCGACGCGGCGACCGTGCGGGTGTTCGACGACATGGTCAACCGCTCGGTGCCGTTCTACGGCGAGATCCAGCGGATGACGTGCGAGCTCGCCGCGGAGTTCGCGGCGCCCGGATCGACGGTGTACGACTTCGGGTGCTCCACCGGCACGACGCTGCTGGCGCTCGACTCGTGGCTCGACCCGTCGGTGCGGCTCGTCGGCGTCGACAACGCGCCGGACATGGTGCGCTGCGCCCGCGAGCGGCTCGACGGGCTGACGCCGACGCGCCGGCGCGAGGTGCGGCTCGTCGACCTGCACGCGCCGTTCGTGGTGGAGGACGCGTCGGTGTCGGTGATGCTGTTCACCCTGCAGTTCGTGCGGCCGCTGCACCGCGAGCGCGTCGTGCGCACCATCGCCGCGGGAACGCGCCCCGACGGCGCGCTGATCTTCTGCGAGAAGGTGATCGAGAGCGAGACGCTCTTCAACCGCGTGTTCATCGACAAGTACTACGCGATGAAGCGGCGCCACGGGTACTCGGACATGGAGATCGCGCGCAAGCGCGAGGCGCTGGAGAACGTGCTGATCCCGTACCGCGTGGAGGAGAACCGCGAGCTGCTGCTCCGCTGCGGGTTCACGCGGTTCCAGGAGTTCTTCCGGTGGTACAACTTCGCCGGCATGATCGCGGTGAAGTGA
- a CDS encoding DUF542 domain-containing protein: MSGVRGAAGSLSDGRESRPIPRVDPATTVNELLRQHPAVASVLDGFGIDACCGGARTLRDAAREDGADCCAFVAALEWALFDEE; this comes from the coding sequence GTGAGCGGCGTGCGCGGCGCGGCGGGGTCGCTCTCGGACGGGCGCGAGAGCCGGCCCATTCCGCGCGTCGACCCCGCCACGACCGTGAACGAGCTGCTCCGGCAGCACCCCGCCGTCGCGTCGGTGCTCGACGGCTTCGGCATCGACGCGTGCTGCGGCGGCGCGCGCACGCTCCGCGACGCGGCGCGAGAGGACGGCGCCGACTGCTGCGCGTTCGTCGCCGCGCTCGAGTGGGCGCTGTTCGACGAGGAGTGA
- a CDS encoding plastocyanin/azurin family copper-binding protein, producing MTQSRISTLAALAAATLVAACGGKDHGAASAAEQAPNAAANAAAPAAAGGPQTPDAGGQVITVTATTDAQGNNVFQPATVEAKPGDVVRYTLGQGVHNVHFLPDSNPGVQGLPPASEMLQLPGQTYDVKVAFAPGTYYFQCDPHALLGMKGHLKVSAR from the coding sequence ATGACGCAGTCCCGGATCTCCACGCTCGCCGCCCTCGCTGCCGCCACCCTCGTCGCCGCGTGCGGCGGCAAGGACCACGGCGCCGCCTCCGCCGCCGAGCAGGCGCCTAACGCGGCGGCCAACGCCGCGGCGCCGGCGGCCGCTGGCGGACCGCAGACGCCGGACGCCGGCGGACAGGTCATCACTGTCACGGCGACGACCGACGCGCAGGGCAACAACGTGTTCCAGCCCGCGACGGTCGAGGCCAAGCCGGGCGACGTCGTGCGCTACACGCTCGGCCAGGGCGTGCACAACGTGCACTTCCTTCCCGACTCGAACCCCGGCGTGCAGGGGCTCCCGCCGGCGAGCGAGATGTTGCAGCTGCCGGGACAGACGTACGACGTGAAGGTCGCGTTCGCGCCGGGCACGTACTACTTCCAGTGCGACCCCCACGCGCTGCTGGGCATGAAGGGACACCTGAAGGTCTCGGCGCGGTGA